The Podospora pseudocomata strain CBS 415.72m chromosome 1 map unlocalized CBS415.72m_1, whole genome shotgun sequence genome has a segment encoding these proteins:
- a CDS encoding uncharacterized protein (COG:H; BUSCO:EOG09262IP2; EggNog:ENOG503NWGY), giving the protein MPNDIYQADAPLLSGDVTAAVGEEAREHGAHAPTDGNILSSLVIPNEVPPVHGRRERSGTVCIAEIDETLSHPGSVRINVKGAFIVDQDSSTPTHSDDGRSGSPGRSPVRHETQDIRLPNHTAVVSHIAIDIGGSLAKLVYFSREAHSTEPGGRLNFQSFETDHIDDCLEFMRKLKRRYQRANGANSPPASELCVMATGGGAYKFYDKIREVLGVDVLREDEMECLIIGLDFFINEIPREVFTYSEEHPMQFVEPGDNVYPYLLVNIGSGVSFLKVSGPREYERVGGTSLGGGTLWGLLSLLTGARTFDEMLDLASEGDNSNVDMLVGDIYGTDYGKIGLKSTTIASSFGKVFRKKRQAETEAEDSGGLAHKDQLHHRQQQPRTHNGVHTPPLLDEDVEQPEPQLSDFMSKDPSRPFSSADISRSLLYAISNNIGQIAYLQSQIHGLSHIYFGGSFIRGHPQTMNTLSYAIKFWSKGAKQAYFLRHEGYLGAVGAFLKRQPRNWGRRGSFEEAALELRMRARTRSADSIPEEVISSVDDKLSGGEEVAA; this is encoded by the exons ATGCCGAACGATATCTACCAGGCCGATGCCCCGCTGCTTTCCGGAGACGTGACGGCGGCCGTGGGCGAAGAGGCCCGGGAGCACGGAGCGCACGCCCCGACCGATGGCAACATCCTCTCATCGCTTGTCATCCCGAACGAAGTTCCTCCTGTCCACGGCCGTCGCGAAAGGTCCGGCACCGTCTGCATTGCCGAAATCGACGAGACGCTGAGCCATCCTGGCTCGGTGCGCATCAACGTCAAGGGCGCATTCATCGTCGACCAGGACAGCAGCACCCCGACGCACTCCGATGACGGCCGGAGCGGATCCCCCGGCCGGTCGCCAGTCCGGCACGAGACCCAGGATATTCGGCTGCCGAACCACACTGCCGTCGTGAGCCATATTGCCATTGAT ATTGGTGGTTCCCTTGCCAAGCTTGTCTACTTCTCCCGAGAGGCTCACTCGACCGAACCGGGCGGACGGCTCAACTTCCAGAGTTTTGAGACGGATCATATAGATGATTGCCTCGAGTTTATGCGCAAGCTGAAGCGCAGGTACCAGCGGGCCAACGGGGCCAACAGCCCACCGGCGTCTGAACTCTGTGTCATGGCGACAGGAGGCGGTGCCTACAAGTTCTACGACAAGATCCGAGAGGTGCTTGGCGTCGATGTCTTGAGGGAAGATGAAATGGAATGCCTCATCATTGGCCTTGATTTCTTCATCAACGAGATCCCACGTGAGGTCTTCACCTACTCGGAAGAACATCCCATGCAGTTCGTGGAGCCAGGAGACAATGTATACCCATACCTCCTTGTCAACATTGGTTCTGGCGTATCATTCCTCAAAGTTTCCGGACCCCGGGAATATGAGCGTGTTGGCGGTACTTCACTAGGAGGTGGCACTCTATGGGGTCTCCTGAGTCTCCTTACCGGTGCGCGCACATTCGACGAAATGCTGGACCTTGCCTCTGAAGGTGACAACAGCAACGTGGACATGCTCGTCGGCGACATCTACGGCACCGACTACGGCAAGATTGGCCTGAAgagcaccaccatcgccagctcGTTTGGTAAAGTCTTCCGCAAGAAGCGGCAAGCCGagaccgaagccgaagacAGCGGCGGCCTTGCTCACAAGGATCaactccaccatcgccaacaacaaccccgtACCCACAATGGCGTGCACACCCCACCACTTCTAGACGAAGACGTGGAACAGCCCGAGCCACAACTATCAGACTTCATGTCCAAAGACCCCAGCCGCCCCTTTTCGTCAGCCGACATCTCCAGGTCACTGCTGTACGCTatcagcaacaacattgGCCAGATCGCCTACCTCCAAAGCCAGATCCACGGGCTGTCTCACATTTACTTTGGTGGCTCATTCATCCGCGGCCACCCCCAAACGATGAACACCCTCAGCTACGCCATCAAGTTCTGGAGCAAGGGGGCCAAGCAGGCCTACTTCTTGCGCCATGAGGGCTACCTCGGTGCTGTGGGTGCGTTCCTCAAGAGACAGCCCCGGAACTGGGGTAGAAGGGGGTCGTTTGAGGAGGCCGCGCTGGAGCTCAGAATGCGGGCGCGGACGAGAAGTGCGGATTCTATCCCCGAGGAGGTAATATCCTCTGTGGATGACAAGCTCagtggaggcgaggaagttgCTGCTTGA
- the RPL24 gene encoding 60S ribosomal protein L24 (EggNog:ENOG503P28W; COG:J) gives MRTYEDTFSGARIYPGKGKLYVRGDSKIFRFQNGKSESLFLQRKNPRRIAWTVLYRRQHKKGISEEVAKKRTRRTVKSQRAIVGATLDVIKERRSMRPEARSAARAQAIKEAKEKKAASAAAKKSEKAKAAANASKGRIVGKQGAKGAQSKPAIHSR, from the exons ATGCGCACCTACGAGGATACCTTCTCCGGCGCCCGGATCTACCCTGGCAAG GGCAAGCTGTACGTCCGTGGCGACAGTAAGATCTTCCGTTTCCAAAACGGCAAATCCGAGTCCCTTTTCCTCCAGCGCAAGAACCCCCGCCGCATCGCCTGGACTGTCCTCTACCGCAGACAACACAAGAAGGGTATCTCTGAG GAGGTTGCCAAGAAGCGTACTCGCCGCACCGTCAAGTCCCAGCGTGCCATCGTTGGTGCTACCCTCGATGTGATCAAGGAGCGCCGCTCCATGCGCCCCGAGGCCCGCTCTGCTGCTCGCGCTCAGGCCATtaaggaggccaaggagaagaaggctgcttcCGCCGCCGCTAAGAAGTctgagaaggccaaggctgctgccaaCGCCTCCAAGGGCCGTATCGTCGGCAAGCAGGGTGCTAAGGGTGCGCAGTCCAAGCCTGCCATCCACAGCCGTTAA
- a CDS encoding uncharacterized protein (COG:A; EggNog:ENOG503NXM6; BUSCO:EOG09263CG2) — MAVTADEVANVVLSEFKKLSAKRKPTVRGNGLHEWVPLSGIVAKGPAFLKCVALATGMKCLPASKLPQANGIAIHDWHAEVLALRAFNRFILDECKRLTLDSTFTSDFLCRTSSSSLPPFIWRPDVSLHMYCSEAPCGDSSMEITMASQPDSTPWSSPILLSEQPDGQLLGRGYFSHLGIVRRKPSRPDAPPTNSKSCSDKIALKQCTSLLSSLTSLLISPKNVYLTSLVLPESQYSETGCTRCYGFDFDSSPLGRMSCLTTNPPTWADGYKTSPFKIETTQHEFDYSKRTVTARSDKISPSNLAVCWTYNKEVEEGIIGGVLQGRKAFDIKGASAVSRMKMWCLAVEVAQGLHGPEGELLKELKRGTYDEVKEESVLLQSRRKVKEEVRGEALKGWVRNTGDGGFRL, encoded by the exons ATGGCAGTAACAGCAGACGAAGTGGCCAATGTTGTTCTCTCAGAGTTCAAAAAGCTCTCAGCCAAGAGGAAGCCAACTGTCCGTGGCAATGGCCTTCATGAATGGGTGCCCCTGAGCGGCATCGTTGCCAAAG GCCCAGCGTTTCTGAAATGTGTAGCCCTGGC AACCGGCATGAAATGCCTCCCAGCTTCCAAGCTCCCCCAAGCCAACGGCATAGCCATTCACGATTGGCACGCTGAGGTCCTCGCTCTCCGCGCGTTCAACCGCTTCATCCTCGATGAGTGCAAACGCCTCACTCTAGACAGCACCTTCACATCAGACTTCCTCTGCCggacctcctcttcatcactcCCACCATTCATTTGGCGCCCAGACGTATCCCTCCACATGTACTGCTCCGAAGCACCCT GCGGCGATAGCTCCATGGAAATAACCATGGCCTCCCAACCCGACTCAACCCCCTGGTCATCACCAATCCTCCTTTCCGAACAACCAGATGGTCAACTCCTCGGAAGAGGCTACTTCTCCCACCTAGGCATCGTCCGCCGCAAACCCTCCCGCCCGGACGCACCCCCCACAAACTCCAAATCCTGCTCCGACAAAATCGCCCTCAAGCAATGCACCTCACTCCtatcctccctcacctccctcctcatctcccccaagAACGTCTACTTGACTTCCTTAGTCCTCCCAGAGTCGCAATACTCAGAGACGGGCTGTACAAGATGTTACGGCTTCGACTTTGACTCCTCCCCGCTGGGAAGGATGTCCTGCCTtacaaccaaccccccgaCCTGGGCTGACGGTTACAAGACGTCACCATTCAAAATTGAGACAACTCAACATGAGTTTGACTACTCCAAGCGGACGGTGACGGCAAGAAGTGACAAGATCTCACCCTCCAATCTGGCTGTTTGTTGGACTTACAAcaaggaggtggaagaggggatAATAGGAGGAGTACTTCAAGGCCGGAAAGCATTTGATATCAAGGGTGCGAGTGCGGTCTCCCGCATGAAGATGTGGTGTTTGGCTGTGGAGGTGGCGCAGGGTCTTCATGGCCCGGAAGGGGAGCTCCTCAAAGAGCTGAAAAGAGGGACGTATGATGAGGTAAAAGAGGAAAGTGTGTTGTTGCAATCTAGGaggaaggtcaaggaggaggtcagaGGGGAAGCTTTGAAGGGCTGGGTGAGGAACACAGGGGACGGCGGGTTTCGCCTATAA
- a CDS encoding uncharacterized protein (EggNog:ENOG503P3U5; COG:C; BUSCO:EOG09265BTC), with the protein MSTIFRASRPAFRARTFFQQNASKTTRRFQSTESTANAAPESWMQQFWKSEKGPKTVHFWAPMMKWGLVLVGVSDFARPAESLSLTQNAALTTTGIIWTRWCLIIKPKNYLLAAVNFFLGCVGVIQCSRIFLHHQAQKKLAEEVGEAKEAVKEAKEAIKHKSS; encoded by the exons ATGTCCACCATCTTCCGCGCCTCCCGCCCGGCCTTCCGCGCCCGCACTTTCTTCCAGCAAAACGCCTCCAAGACCACCCGCCGCTTCCAGTCCACCGAGTCCACGGCCAATGCCGCGCCAGAGTCATGGATGCAGCAGTTCTGGAAGAGCGAGAAGGGTCCCAAGACTGTGCACTTTTG GGCACCAATGATGAAATGGGGCCTCGTCCTTGTCGGCGTCTCAGACTTTGCCCGCCCCGCCGAGTCCCTCTCCCTGACCCAAAACGCCGCCCTCACGACCACCGGCATCATCTGGACGAGATGGTGCTTGATCATCAAGCCCAAGAACTACCT CCTCGCCGCAGTCAACTTTTTCCTCGGATGCGTCGGCGTGATCCAGTGCAGCCgcatcttcctccaccaccaggcccagaagaagctcgcggaggaggtcggcgaggccaaggaggcggtcaaggaggccaaggaggctaTTAAGCACAAGTCTTCATAG
- a CDS encoding uncharacterized protein (EggNog:ENOG503NYW3): MAILNLLPLNYRRPALVERPATSASQVSTQQSEGGSVYQGDTSLKSIRSGSSGGIPPPLSFDRIIEGGTCPPCTVRDFMNYLIYVERSAENLQFFLWYRDFEKRFNEAQTADLTLAPEWTLAMEEEAIARIKKEQAEKARVKPSKSVSPAVAEIFKGTDFEKPIRKPSVATTIATTPISPLAASNGGDPFGTPPRTPSDRGHHYPNSTTATTYNTAANEAFALAGLKAPFTVQPFRVELDRIIATYIMSGSPRQLNLSDREQKAVLQALCFTTHPSALRVVVRSVESTLRQQAHPNFIRWSICNGNPVRVTFARCLGVGTIALSTIAAIILTLSSAPRGFRALPAIGWVIGVATLVAAYKGMCVVLHGLHHRHVRPWELFVVDEEDHQQNEKEQDVRSEKSLETGSNSFENEPWVVKYEKRNLIRKIFDGEVWIQEPALRQIQDTIFVQSLLFAFICAGGLTAIFVPLPGGNLF; encoded by the exons ATGGCAATCCTAAACCTGTTACCCTTGAACTATCGGCGGCCAGCCTTGGTCGAAAGACCAGCAACAAGCGCCAGTCAAGTTTCGACACAGCAGTCTGAAGGTGGGTCTGTCTATCAAGGTGACACATCCTTGAAGTCGATCAGGTCGGGCAGCTCAGGAGGTATCCCGCCGCCTCTCAGCTTTGATCGTATCATCGAAGGGGGCACCTGCCCT CCTTGTACCGTTCGTGACTTCATGAACTATCTCATCTACGTCGAGCGCTCTGCCGAAAACCTCCAATTTTTCCTATGGTACCGCGACTTTGAGAAGCGCTTCAACGAAGCTCAAACAGCGGATCTCACCCTCGCACCAGAATGGACCCTGGCgatggaggaagaagccATTGCCCgtatcaagaaggagcaggccgAGAAGGCCCGCGTCAAGCCCTCCAAGTCTGTCAGCCCAGCCGTGGCTGAAATCTTCAAGGGCACCGACTTTGAGAAGCCCATCCGGAAGCCCTCCGTGgccaccaccattgccaCGACCCCCATAAGCCCCCTGGCAGCAAGCAACGGTGGGGATCCGTTTGGTACCCCCCCTCGCACCCCCTCAGACCGTGGTCATCACTACCCTAAttcaaccacagcaacaacctaCAACACTGCCGCCAACGAAGCCTTTGCGCTGGCTGGGCTCAAGGCCCCATTCACGGTTCAGCCGTTCAGGGTCGAGTTGGACAGGATCATCGCGACGTATATCATGTCCGGCAGCCCAAGGCAACTCAACCTTTCTGACCGGGAGCAAAAGGCTGTGCTGCAAGCTCTTTGTTTCACTACTCATCCCTCTGcgctgagggtggtggttaggAGCGTAGAGTCTACTCTTCGTCAGCAAGCCCACCCCAACTTCATCCGCTGGTCGATTTGCAATGGTAACCCTGTCAGAGTAACATTCGCCCGCTGCCTTGGAGTAGGCACTATCGCTCTGagcaccatcgccgccatcatcctcacttTGTCATCTGCCCCTAGAGGCTTCAGGGCGCTGCCAGCAATAGGGTGGGTGATTGGCGTTGCAACACTCGTAGCAGCATACAAGGGAATGTGCGTGGTCTTGCATGGCCTCCATCACAGACACGTGAGACCATGGgagctgtttgttgttgacgaggaggaccaTCAGCAGAACGAGAAGGAACAGGATGTGAGGAGTGAAAAGAGTCTGGAGACTGGGAGCAACAGTTTTGAGAATGAGCCGTGGGTGGTCAAGTATGAGAAAAGGAATTTGATCAGGAAGatttttgatggggaggtttg GATTCAGGAACCGGCGCTTAGACAGATCCAGGACACCATTTTTGTGCAGAGCTTGCTGTTTGCGTTTATTTGCGCGGGGGGGTTGACGGCAATTTTTGTGCCGCTTCCGGGTGGGAATCTGTTTTGA
- the cbp4 gene encoding Assembly factor cbp4 (COG:U; EggNog:ENOG503P5A6) gives MGKVNWWLWTKMLVAGGGVIWGGPALVRYLQPTDEELFQKYNPELQKRSLERRYEREKEFDDFVVKLKEQAKSDKPIWILQAEEEKANATNMARQQKLAESLRLAEEVKARREAMRKEAGLPVDLGKQGK, from the exons ATGGGCAAGGTCAACTGGTGGCTATGGACCAAAATGCTTGTGGC CGGAGGGGGTGTTATTTGGGGTGGTCCAGCTCTTGTTAGATATCTTCAACCGACAGACGAAGAGCTCTTCCAGAAGTACAACCCGGAGCTTCAAAAGCGcagcttggagaggaggtatGAACGTGAGAAGGAGTTTGACGACTTTGTGGTCAAGCTGAAGGAGCAGGCGAAATCCGATAAGCCGA TCTGGATTCTTCaagcggaggaagagaaggccAATGCCACCAACATGGCTAGACAGCAGAAGCTCGCTGAAAGTTTGAGACTTGCCGAGGAAGTCAAGGCAAGAAGAGAGGCCATGAGAAAAGAGGCAGGACTGCCAGTGGATTTGGGCAAGCAAGGCAAGTAA
- the EGD1 gene encoding Nascent polypeptide-associated complex subunit beta (EggNog:ENOG503P2BQ; BUSCO:EOG092653SU; COG:K), producing MADVQERLKKLGASARIGGKGTPRRKVKRAPARSAGDDKKLQASLKKLNVQPIQAIEEVNMFKSDGNVIHFAAPKVHAAVPANTFAIYGNGEDKELTELVPGILNQLGPDSLASLRKLAESYQNLQKGEKADEEDDIPDLVAGENFENKVE from the exons ATGGCGGATGTTCAGGAACGCCTCAAGAAGCTCGGTGCTTCCGCTCGTATCG GTGGCAAGGGTACTCCCCGGAGAAAGGTCAAGCGTGCGCCTGCCCGCTCCGCCGGTGATGACAAGAAGCTCCAGGCTtccctcaagaagctcaatgTCCAGCCCATCCAGGCCATTGAGGAGGTGAACATGTTCAAGAGCGACGGCAACGTCATCCACTTCGCCGCTCCCAAGG TTCATGCCGCCGTCCCCGCTAACACCTTCGCCATCTACGGCAACGGTGAGGACAAGGAGCTGACTGAGCTCGTTCCCGGGATCCTTAACCAGCTCGGCCCCGACTCTCTCGCCTCCCTCCGCAAGCTCGCCGAGAGCTACCAGAACCTGCAGAAGGGCGAGAAggctgacgaggaggatgatatcCCCGACCTCGTTGCTGGCGAGAACTTCGAGAACAAGGTCGAGTAA
- a CDS encoding uncharacterized protein (COG:O; EggNog:ENOG503P2EH), which produces MSGLKAGDSFPPNVTFTYVPPTGDLNVTACGIGIQYDASKEFASKKVVLVAVPGAFTPTCQVSHVTSYLAKLDDLKAKGVDQVIFIASNDHWVMAAWGKANGVKDDSILFMSDAGLEFSKSIGWTQGDRTLRYAIVVDHGKVTYAEVDSVRGSIENTGAEGVLAKL; this is translated from the exons atgtCTGGTCTCAAAGCAGGCgactccttcccccccaacgTAACCTTCACCTACGTCCCCCCCACCGGCGACCTCAACGTCACCGCCTGCGGCATCGGCATCCAATACGACGCCAGCAAAGAATTCGCCTCCAAGAAAGTAgtcctcgtcgccgtccCCGGCGCCTTCACCCCAACCTGCCAGGTCTCCCACGTGACCTCCTACCTCGCCAAGCTGGACGacctcaaggccaagggcGTCGACCAggtcatcttcatcgcctccaaCGACCACTGGGTCATGGCCGCTTGGGGCAAGGCGAACGGTGTCAAGGATGATTCTATT CTATTCATGTCCGACGCCGGTCTGGAATTCTCCAAGAGCATCGGCTGGACTCAGGGTGATCGCACGCTGAGATACGCCATCGTTGTTGACCACGGCAAGGTCACCTACGCCGAGGTCGATTCTGTTAGAGGCAGCATCGAGAACACTGGCGCCGAGGGTGTTCTTGCTAAGCTTTAA
- a CDS encoding uncharacterized protein (COG:C; EggNog:ENOG503P78W) encodes MTSWTAMRTRLSLAVGQRAVAQEVKRCSVASNLRQQQELHFESIEPPRPAKAHFLVALGPDSKRQQQNEPIERLVSLPFSYTEHIKMSGRYAFAKGLKEVRFLFCQTGEHSAATRSFLSRAYPIMKKNNPSTPIMLREAQGTLPKIYARYGLGQEKSQSLEGLSDKQIEDAVTQLVKNETS; translated from the exons ATGACGAGCTGGACAGCGATGCGAACAAGGCTCTCGCTGGCAGTCGGCCAACGCGCCGTGG CGCAGGAAGTTAAGAGGTGCAGCGTTGCAAGCAACTTgcgccagcagcaagagctCCATTTTGAATCAATCGAGCCTCCACGACCCGCGAAAGCCCACTTCCTTGTTGCCCTGGGGCCGGACAGcaaacgacaacaacaaaacgaACCAATCGAGCGACTAGTTTCCCTTCCGTTTTCATATACAGAGCATATCAAGATGTCGGGCAGATACGCTTTCGCCAAGGGCCTCAAGGAGGTtcgcttcctcttctgccaGACTGGTGAGCACAGCGCTGCTACTCG gTCTTTCCTTAGCCGCGCATACCCCATcatgaagaagaacaacCCATCGACACCCATCATGCTCCGCGAGGCCCAGGGCACACTACCCAAGATCTATGCGAGATATG GACTTGGTCAGGAGAAGAGCCAGTCATTAGAAG GACTTTCCGACAAGCAGATCGAGGATGCCGTCACACAGCTCGTCAAGAACGAGACTTCATAA
- a CDS encoding uncharacterized protein (EggNog:ENOG503NWWI; COG:M; COG:O; COG:T) yields MAYNGQYGGGPGGGYGGGPGQQRPPPQRQYPPGPGGPQQYNGHPPPQQQQYNGPPPQQQQQYDQYQEGYDYGYDDYGNGKGYDQGYDGQYNDNYGRGGPPPNQGYPQQDYYDPGPNGSPGPNGPNGYGRGGPPMRGGRGGPMRPAPGGGRGGPYPPRGGGYGPGPGGPGRGYPPQERPGPLERGPNSDPTANRGPPMNPGGSNGPFPAFPGAHAKSDLAQEQEIVAQMEGVNLSGGSRAGPRGPSGPGPQRGPGPMRPPNGYGGPMSPPRGHPQPHRGQEYPDQRRGPPLGPSGPLGPGYGQQPGGYGDENFGPPGRSMTMPAREPMDMRHPGPPPRRDSAPYNGPIGPGGRGGGMPQRPSTAQSMRAPRGYPPVDAPPLPQNNFQDAQYRNPPDLGYGGPGPGPGQGQGQDRPASVDDFYDYYGTNEEYPAQNPPSASARSELPDFESIRQQPPRNSFDQHMQHGLPEQPRNGPGRQPEVSRAKSQPDLRNSQTAVFEMAGDIPPLPTQRQPPQQLGPHQQGLFDGPPNFSRGPGPSQTGSPGPGHLPPGPTPYRPGQSPLTQTGNSSDSLPSHPAPVRPGHMAGSMVNLSDRPPPVRNYSGVNNNNGIPPYGGNTPTPPAGGYPPQQPQGQFGGNQTPAQPAGNPPPAKPVEEPVTVQELEHLRAVIKNDANDQASALRLAKRLVEASDVLVPNLPDPKARARSRERFLVDANKILRKLEKANNPEAMFFLADCLGRGLFGSEPDNAHAFSLYQSAAKLGHAAAAYRTAVCCEIGNDEGGGTRKDPVKAFQWYKRAATLGDTPAMYKVGMILLKGLLGQPRNPREAISWLKRAAERADAENPHALHELALLYESAEPNDVIIRDEAYAFQLFKQAAELGYKFSQFRLGCCYEYGLLGCPIDPRMSIMWYSRAAMQEEHQSELCLSGWYLTGSEGVLQQSDTEAYLWARKAAMAGLAKAEYAMGYFTEVGIGVQANMEDAKRWYWRAAAQDFPKARQRLEDLKRSGKNSQPRARERISRSKVGKQQEGECLVM; encoded by the exons ATGGCCTATAACGGCCAGTATGGAGGAGGACCTGGAGGAGGGTATGGTGGAGGACCTGGGCAGCAACGACCGCCGCCGCAAAGACAATATCCGCCTGGGCCTGGAGGACCACAGCAGTACAATgggcatcctccaccacagcagcagcagtacaATGGGccgcctcctcagcaacaacagcagtaTGATCAGTATCAAGAGGGCTATGACTATGGCTACGACGACTATGGGAACGGAAAAGGTTATGACCAGGGCTATGATGGCCAATACAACGATAATtacggacgaggaggacctCCACCGAACCAAGGCTACCCGCAGCAAGATTATTACGACCCAGGACCGAATGGATCCCCGGGTCCTAACGGACCTAATGGTTATGGAAGGGGCGGACCACCAATGCGAGGCGGAAGAGGCGGACCTATGAGACCTGCCCCAggcggcggccgaggaggcccCTATCCTCCTCGTGGAGGTGGATATGGTCCTGGTCCGGGAGGCCCTGGGAGAGGTTATCCCCCTCAAGAACGTCCTGGCCCGCTTGAAAGGGGTCCCAATTCAGACCCAACTG CAAACCGGGGACCACCAATGAATCCAGGAGGAAGCAACGGCCCCTTTCCCGCATTCCCGGGAGCTCACGCAAAATCAGATCTCGCTCAGGAACAGGAAATTGTGGCTCAAATGGAGGGCGTCAATCTGTCTGGAGGATCAAGAGCAGGACCACGAGGTCCAAGTGGTCCCGGTCCACAACGAGGACCTGGACCGATGCGCCCCCCCAATGGGTATGGAGGACCTATGAGTCCCCCTCGAGGACACCCGCAACCACATCGTGGTCAGGAGTATCCCGATCAACGGCGTGGACCTCCTCTTGGACCCTCCGGGCCTCTTGGACCTGGTTATGGACAGCAGCCCGGTGGATACGGAGACGAAAACTTTGGGCCTCCAGGACGCAGCATGACAATGCCAGCAAGAGAACCAATGGATATGCGCCATCCAggacctcctccacggcgTGATAGTGCTCCTTATAACGGGCCGATTGGACCCGGTGGACGTGGGGGTGGTATGCCACAAAGACCGAGCACTGCGCAAAGCATGCGCGCACCACGAGGTTATCCTCCCGTCGACGCCCCTCCTTTACCTCAGAACAATTTCCAAGATGCTCAGTACAGGAATCCTCCCGATTTGGGTTATGGAGGCCCAGGTCCAGGTCCAggtcagggtcagggtcAGGACCGTCCTGCGTCTGTCGATGACTTTTACGATTATTATGGCACCAATGAAGAGTATCCGGCTCAGAACCCACCATCAGCATCGGCTCGATCAGAACTCCCAGACTTTGAATCCATACGCCAACAACCGCCAAGGAACTCGTTCGATCAGCACATGCAGCATGGACTACCAGAGCAGCCTCGAAACGGGCCGGGTCGACAGCCTGAGGTTAGCAGAGCCAAATCTCAGCCTGATCTGCGTAACTCGCAAACTGCTGTGTTCGAAATGGCGGGCGatatccctcctctccctacACAAAGACAACCACCGCAGCAGCTAGGCCCACATCAACAAGGCTTGTTCGATGGGCCCCCGAACTTCTCACGAGGTCCTGGTCCATCACAAACCGGATCACCTGGGCCTGGCCACCTACCACCTGGTCCAACTCCATACAGGCCAGGACAGTCGCCCCTTACACAAACTGGCAACAGTAGTGACAGTCTACCTTCGCATCCTGCACCCGTCCGTCCTGGGCATATGGCTGGATCTATGGTGAATTTGAGTGACCGTCCTCCACCGGTAAGGAATTATAGTGGGgtaaacaacaacaacggtaTACCACCGTATGGAGGCAACACGCCCACACCGCCTGCAGGAGGTTatcctccccagcaaccTCAGGGTCAGTTTGGCGGTAACCAAACACCTGCTCAGCCAGCTGGTAACCCACCTCCAGCAAAGCCCGTGGAGGAGCCCGTGACAGTACAAGAACTTGAACACCTACGAGCAGTGATCAAGAACGACGCAAACGATCAAGCATCGGCTCTTCGTCTCGCCAAACGTCTGGTGGAAGCGTCGGACGTGCTTgtccccaacctcccagaCCCCAAGGCTCGCGCCCGATCACGCGAAAGATTCCTGGTTGATGCCAACAAGATTCTTCGCAAACTCGAGaaagccaacaaccccgaAGCGATGTTTTTCTTAGCCGACTGTCTTGGCCGTGGTCTGTTTGGCAGCGAGCCGGATAATGCTCACGCTTTCTCGCTCTACCAGTCAGCAGCCAAACTCGgccatgcagcagcagcctacCGCACGGCCGTGTGCTGCGAGATTGGCAACGACGAAGGAGGTGGCACCCGCAAGGACCCAGTCAAGGCCTTCCAGTGGTACAAGCGTGCAGCTACTCTGGGTGACACCCCAGCCATGTACAAGGTCGGCATGATCCTGCTCAAGGGACTGCTTGGTCAACCGCGCAATCCTCGCGAGGCAATCAGCTGGCTTAAGCGCGCCGCTGAGAGAGCCGACGCCGAGAACCCGCATGCACTTCACGAACTGGCGCTGCTTTATGAGAGCGCGGAGCCGAATGATGTGATTATTCGGGATGAGGCATATGCTTTCCAGCTGTTCAAACAAGCGGCAGAGCTGGGTTACAAGTTCAGTCAGTTTAGACTGGGGTGCTGTTACGAGtatgggttgttggggtgcCCGATTGATCCGCGGATGTCGATAATGTGGTATTCGCGTGCGGCGATGCAGGAGGAGCACCAGAGCGAACTGTGCTTGTCGGGATGGTATCTTACTGGAAGCGAGGGGGTGCTGCAGCAGAGCGATACTGAGGCGTACCtgtgggcgaggaaggcggcgatggcggggCTGGCCAAGGCAGAGTATGCGATGGGGTACTTCACCGAGGTGGGGATCGGTGTTCAGGCCAATATGGAGGATGCGAAAAGATGGTACTGGAGGGCTGCTG CTCAGGATTTCCCCAAGGCGAGGCAACGGTTGGAGGATCTGAAGAGGTCAGGCAAGAATAGTCAACCGAGGGCGAGAGAGAGGATATCGAGAAGTAAGGTTgggaagcagcaggagggggagtgcTTGGTGATGTAG